In Methanosarcina barkeri MS, a single window of DNA contains:
- a CDS encoding PKD domain-containing protein, whose product MRYKEQFYSIALAFVFLILSSSTSLAVQTERSIADFSANVTGGAVPFVVKFTGVSTGGIPTSWLWDFGDGTYSKHAMNATHTFTNPGVYNITMKVINEEGSNSITRSDYITVEIPTDTSGKGFDPSGTRWSVAGFEDGLPREYHAVPWEFHSQYYMNAGDIWTGNWSLVPDYPNRVHTFITHANGETDSCDVVFVSPKWFVAIKDDELYRLGKRI is encoded by the coding sequence ATGAGATACAAAGAACAATTTTATTCAATAGCTTTAGCTTTTGTGTTCTTAATTCTGTCATCATCTACTTCACTGGCTGTACAAACTGAGAGATCAATAGCTGATTTTTCTGCAAACGTTACCGGAGGAGCAGTTCCTTTTGTAGTAAAATTTACTGGCGTAAGCACTGGCGGAATACCAACTTCCTGGTTATGGGATTTTGGAGACGGCACTTACTCAAAACATGCCATGAATGCAACGCATACGTTTACCAATCCGGGTGTGTATAACATCACTATGAAAGTAATAAACGAAGAAGGTAGCAATTCTATTACCAGATCAGACTATATAACCGTCGAAATTCCGACAGATACGTCAGGAAAAGGCTTTGATCCTTCCGGAACTCGGTGGAGTGTCGCTGGTTTTGAGGATGGGTTACCACGCGAATATCATGCTGTACCCTGGGAGTTTCATTCTCAATATTATATGAATGCTGGAGATATCTGGACTGGAAACTGGTCATTAGTACCCGATTATCCTAATAGAGTCCACACTTTCATTACGCATGCCAACGGGGAAACAGATAGTTGTGATGTCGTTTTCGTATCTCCCAAATGGTTCGTTGCAATTAAGGATGACGAGCTTTATAGATTGGGTAAGCGTATCTGA
- a CDS encoding DNA double-strand break repair ATPase Rad50, giving the protein MKLKNLHIENIRSYKKLDFTFEDGVTVISGVNGSGKSSLLEACFMGLFGSKILSKDFVLADVIFKGAENAKINLGFEHLGQDYLIEQAFRYSSKSESASNSKCVLYANGESIVDQATRTYEEVCSLLNMDEEAYRNCAYIRQGEIDVLINAKPKDRQRMIDGLLQLGKLEEYRERAGSAKTAVRRLQRDTSKSLSSVKAEIEGIESTEPHAVLNGLKQKIKENDTILKKCNENKEAAAAQKEKLDLMITEHREHLQEIQTLKQVLAKSQEDKAGCIREKENFARESHEQRQALLGLGEENKLIREECGFGNLEIEALSMQQEKEEFLAREKVNAISKELALLLREEEVHTQALHDLENEKAETEQILRQCRADIGTTNGAIEENRKNILRIEDESKKLKEAAKETTGFTDSYELPLFINELEEKESLLRERKNEASTKLALAFKEKETGDINLLTLDKELQNSRVAVRKSKTEIEILEEDLRENDKAVLEVKEQKSEASAGLKGLGFTGEQLEDLEYLSELLLENKNRLHGREKELEATVRELDKVIRKNQQLLAEGKCPTCGQDLKGSEIACTTGESEQKREKLAAELLDIKLQQAEVEKKLNRLKDAKKLEKRISDYDLETERLKNKAKDLQERISIHKTRTEEDSLKLEGLNKQKEELEAKMGKLLPDIKALQGWEAAAQKAHGESERVLREAKAFEKKLAENTSEIESLNGKIRTSLALIENYGQRLGELNEKIKGLAERETQEKEKLKTLEIELEALRKKEAMAKETHEESSKRLLKTKKLGANLIQMDNVKHKISELEASIRNLAEKVGFFDREILERNERVKQLEGKLQGSRFEDLQSKRTQLEEYQANLTEKTRQITSTKDALLKEVGMVENSLKRRNELKEELKALENRKQYLEAVYSNAEELESMYMHVRADMRTKNIGALSILLNEMFNFMYTNNAYSHIELDPEYNLTVYRKDGTPLEPKLLSGGERAIFNLVLRCAIYRLLALGFGGDRADGLPPMILDEPTVFLDRGHINQLLKLIDMMRGIGVGQIIVVSHDESLIDSADHVFQVEKDPITNMSSIVKL; this is encoded by the coding sequence GTGAAGCTCAAAAACTTGCATATTGAAAACATCCGGAGTTATAAAAAACTGGATTTTACATTTGAAGACGGAGTTACAGTCATTTCCGGGGTGAACGGAAGCGGGAAGTCAAGCCTGCTTGAAGCATGTTTTATGGGGCTTTTCGGGAGCAAAATTCTTTCAAAGGACTTCGTGCTTGCAGATGTAATCTTCAAAGGAGCTGAAAATGCGAAAATAAACCTGGGTTTTGAGCATTTAGGACAGGATTATCTTATAGAACAGGCTTTCAGGTATTCTTCTAAAAGTGAGAGCGCTTCGAATTCGAAATGTGTGCTCTATGCCAATGGGGAAAGTATTGTCGATCAGGCTACACGGACTTACGAAGAGGTCTGTTCTCTTCTAAATATGGATGAAGAAGCGTACAGAAACTGCGCTTACATCAGGCAGGGCGAAATTGATGTACTCATTAACGCGAAACCAAAAGACAGGCAGCGAATGATCGACGGCTTGTTGCAGCTTGGAAAGCTCGAAGAATACAGGGAAAGAGCAGGAAGCGCAAAAACTGCTGTAAGAAGGCTTCAAAGGGACACGAGTAAAAGCCTTTCGAGCGTAAAAGCCGAAATTGAGGGGATTGAAAGTACAGAACCGCATGCTGTTTTGAATGGGCTCAAGCAGAAGATAAAGGAAAACGATACTATCTTAAAAAAATGTAATGAGAATAAAGAGGCTGCAGCCGCCCAGAAAGAAAAACTCGACCTTATGATCACAGAGCACAGGGAACATCTCCAGGAAATCCAGACTCTGAAACAGGTCCTGGCTAAGTCTCAGGAAGACAAGGCAGGCTGTATCCGGGAAAAAGAAAACTTCGCCAGAGAATCCCATGAACAAAGGCAGGCACTGCTCGGACTGGGAGAAGAGAATAAGCTTATTCGAGAAGAATGTGGGTTTGGGAACCTTGAGATTGAGGCTCTGAGCATGCAGCAGGAAAAAGAGGAGTTTCTTGCTAGGGAAAAGGTAAATGCGATCTCAAAAGAGCTTGCTCTTCTCCTCAGAGAGGAAGAAGTTCACACTCAGGCTCTACATGACCTTGAAAACGAAAAGGCTGAGACCGAACAGATTTTAAGGCAGTGCAGGGCAGATATTGGGACTACAAACGGGGCAATTGAAGAAAACAGAAAAAATATACTGAGAATCGAAGATGAGAGTAAAAAGCTAAAAGAAGCTGCAAAAGAAACTACAGGCTTCACGGACTCTTATGAGCTTCCTTTGTTTATAAATGAGCTGGAAGAAAAAGAAAGCCTTCTGCGCGAACGGAAAAACGAAGCCTCAACAAAACTTGCACTTGCTTTCAAAGAAAAAGAAACAGGAGACATAAATCTCCTCACGCTTGATAAGGAACTTCAAAACTCCAGGGTCGCAGTTAGGAAAAGTAAAACCGAGATAGAAATCCTTGAAGAGGATCTCAGGGAAAATGATAAGGCAGTTCTGGAAGTCAAGGAGCAAAAATCCGAAGCTTCTGCAGGGTTAAAAGGACTTGGCTTTACCGGAGAGCAGCTCGAAGACCTGGAGTACCTCAGCGAACTTCTGCTGGAAAACAAAAACAGGCTGCATGGGCGGGAAAAAGAGCTTGAAGCTACTGTCAGGGAGCTTGATAAAGTTATCCGTAAAAACCAGCAGCTACTTGCCGAAGGAAAATGCCCTACATGCGGGCAGGATCTTAAAGGCTCTGAAATTGCATGCACAACCGGGGAATCCGAACAGAAGAGAGAAAAACTTGCAGCAGAACTTCTTGATATAAAGCTCCAGCAAGCCGAAGTCGAGAAAAAACTTAATCGGCTCAAGGATGCCAAAAAGCTGGAGAAGCGAATTTCGGATTACGACCTGGAAACCGAAAGACTCAAAAATAAAGCAAAAGACCTGCAAGAAAGGATATCTATCCACAAAACCCGAACCGAGGAAGATTCCCTTAAACTTGAAGGGCTTAATAAACAAAAGGAAGAACTTGAGGCTAAAATGGGCAAGCTTCTTCCCGATATTAAAGCCCTGCAGGGATGGGAGGCGGCAGCTCAAAAAGCTCATGGTGAGAGTGAAAGAGTACTTCGAGAGGCAAAAGCCTTTGAGAAAAAGCTTGCTGAAAATACCTCGGAAATAGAGAGCCTGAACGGGAAAATCAGGACTTCCCTAGCACTGATCGAAAATTACGGGCAGAGACTTGGAGAGCTCAATGAGAAAATAAAAGGGCTTGCCGAACGAGAAACTCAGGAAAAGGAAAAACTCAAAACCCTGGAAATTGAGCTTGAAGCCCTGAGGAAAAAAGAAGCCATGGCAAAAGAAACCCATGAAGAAAGTTCAAAGCGTCTCTTGAAGACAAAAAAACTCGGAGCAAACCTGATACAGATGGATAACGTAAAGCACAAAATCTCCGAGCTTGAGGCTTCAATCAGGAACCTTGCCGAAAAAGTCGGCTTTTTTGACCGGGAAATCCTTGAAAGAAACGAGCGGGTAAAACAGCTTGAAGGAAAGCTACAAGGAAGCAGGTTCGAAGACCTTCAGTCAAAGCGTACCCAGCTTGAAGAATATCAGGCAAACCTTACTGAAAAAACCCGGCAAATAACGTCTACCAAAGATGCGCTCTTAAAAGAAGTGGGGATGGTTGAAAATAGTTTAAAACGCCGTAATGAGCTGAAAGAAGAACTAAAAGCCCTTGAGAACAGGAAGCAGTACCTCGAAGCCGTATATAGCAACGCCGAAGAGCTTGAGAGCATGTATATGCACGTTCGGGCGGATATGCGGACAAAAAACATTGGGGCTCTTTCGATCCTTTTGAATGAAATGTTCAACTTCATGTACACAAATAATGCTTATTCACATATCGAACTCGACCCGGAATATAACCTCACGGTTTATAGAAAAGACGGCACCCCCCTTGAACCAAAACTCCTTAGCGGAGGAGAACGTGCAATCTTTAACCTTGTCCTGCGCTGTGCGATCTACAGGCTTCTTGCTCTGGGTTTTGGCGGAGATAGGGCAGACGGGCTTCCCCCCATGATCCTTGACGAGCCTACAGTTTTCCTGGACCGCGGGCATATAAACCAGCTTTTGAAACTCATAGACATGATGCGCGGCATAGGCGTAGGCCAGATTATTGTGGTCTCCCATGATGAATCACTTATAGATTCGGCAGACCATGTCTTCCAGGTAGAAAAAGACCCTATTACCAATATGTCGTCTATTGTAAAACTTTAA
- a CDS encoding ribose-phosphate diphosphokinase translates to MKIIGGPASQLLASRTARALGIEPVLSEFNRFPDGELYLRIAEETENERVTLIQSTPTDSDLVSLLQLIDACEGAKELNVVIPYMGYARQDKKFKPGEPISARAIARCIRADRVFTINIHEKSVLEYFPGPAENLEAAKLVGDYIAGLNLENPLMLAPDSGAEGLIKNVSSGLGFDYDHLEKTRLSGDTVVIKTKNLDVTGRNVVLVDDMIATGGTMAESIKMLRAQGAADVYIACVHPVLARNAVLRLFNAGVKDILGTDTLEKAESRLSVAPLIADALKGL, encoded by the coding sequence TTGAAGATTATAGGTGGACCAGCATCACAATTACTTGCCAGCCGCACTGCCCGGGCTTTAGGGATAGAGCCTGTACTTTCCGAGTTTAATCGATTTCCTGATGGGGAACTTTATCTCCGAATCGCAGAAGAGACCGAAAACGAGCGTGTGACCCTTATTCAGAGTACACCCACTGATTCTGATCTTGTTTCCCTGCTCCAGCTTATCGATGCTTGTGAAGGAGCAAAAGAGCTCAATGTCGTGATTCCTTATATGGGATATGCCAGACAGGACAAGAAGTTCAAGCCTGGAGAGCCAATCAGTGCCCGCGCAATTGCCCGCTGTATCAGAGCTGACCGCGTTTTTACGATAAACATCCACGAAAAAAGTGTGCTTGAATACTTCCCTGGCCCTGCGGAAAACCTTGAGGCAGCTAAACTTGTTGGGGACTATATTGCAGGGCTTAACCTGGAAAATCCACTTATGCTTGCTCCGGATTCGGGAGCTGAAGGGCTTATAAAGAACGTCTCATCAGGGCTGGGCTTTGATTATGATCACTTGGAGAAAACGAGACTCAGTGGGGATACAGTTGTAATCAAGACAAAGAATCTCGATGTAACGGGCAGAAATGTTGTCCTCGTAGACGATATGATTGCAACAGGCGGGACGATGGCAGAATCTATCAAAATGCTCAGAGCCCAGGGAGCAGCAGATGTTTACATTGCCTGTGTACATCCTGTACTCGCGAGGAACGCCGTTTTAAGGCTCTTTAATGCGGGCGTAAAGGATATTCTCGGAACCGATACTCTTGAAAAAGCAGAGAGCAGGCTGAGCGTTGCTCCCCTTATTGCAGATGCCCTTAAAGGGCTCTGA
- a CDS encoding nuclear transport factor 2 family protein gives MNRILDHYSEDFEMTTPMIVLVMNDQTGTLKGKKNVKPYWEKALERVFDLRFELIDVFVSVNSLVIYYKAVLGKRAAEILFFGKDGKVHRSIAHYNEI, from the coding sequence ATTAACAGAATTCTCGATCATTACAGTGAAGATTTCGAGATGACTACTCCTATGATAGTCCTTGTAATGAATGATCAAACAGGAACCCTCAAAGGTAAGAAGAATGTGAAACCATACTGGGAAAAAGCACTTGAAAGAGTTTTTGATCTTCGGTTTGAGTTGATTGATGTGTTTGTAAGTGTCAATAGCCTGGTAATCTATTATAAAGCAGTTTTAGGAAAACGTGCTGCAGAAATTTTGTTTTTTGGAAAAGATGGTAAGGTTCATAGAAGTATTGCTCATTATAACGAAATTTAA
- a CDS encoding C15orf41 family protein, with amino-acid sequence MDRQTYQTIYSSLHDFKDVFRLSEEYSKPVGVLATILNQKVVKKTRFKHRKVYSRENELFLKWKQGRTILDLAEYTGFPPTLMASLIMKNCQISKKSINWLFKNVDLIENRRLQKEVKKALDVDHFFSPHAHEMQCKKGEMGEALIQKWLDDREIPYCTEADIRAKGEGKTPDFVLENPVCIDNLMVNWIESKALFGDYFEHEHYSKKQFREYAEIFGEGMVVYWYGYLEDLPSEGYLVKNYSFFGEYKEEVDELFNYLVYW; translated from the coding sequence ATGGACCGCCAGACATACCAGACAATCTACAGCTCACTGCATGACTTTAAAGATGTTTTTCGCCTTTCGGAGGAATATTCCAAACCCGTAGGTGTGCTTGCAACAATTCTCAATCAGAAAGTCGTAAAAAAGACTCGGTTCAAACACAGAAAAGTTTATTCAAGGGAAAACGAACTTTTTTTAAAATGGAAACAGGGACGCACTATTCTTGATCTTGCGGAATACACAGGCTTTCCTCCTACCCTTATGGCATCCCTTATTATGAAGAATTGTCAAATTTCCAAGAAAAGTATAAACTGGCTTTTCAAAAATGTGGACTTAATCGAAAACCGCCGTCTTCAAAAGGAAGTCAAAAAAGCTCTTGATGTCGATCACTTCTTTTCGCCTCATGCCCATGAGATGCAGTGTAAGAAGGGCGAGATGGGAGAAGCACTTATCCAGAAATGGCTTGATGATAGGGAAATTCCATATTGTACCGAAGCAGACATTCGGGCCAAGGGAGAAGGCAAGACTCCTGATTTTGTCCTGGAAAATCCTGTATGCATAGACAATCTTATGGTCAACTGGATTGAAAGCAAAGCGCTTTTTGGAGACTACTTCGAACACGAGCACTATTCAAAGAAACAGTTTCGGGAATATGCAGAGATTTTCGGAGAAGGCATGGTTGTCTACTGGTACGGGTATCTCGAAGATCTCCCTTCCGAGGGCTATCTTGTAAAGAACTATAGCTTTTTTGGAGAATATAAAGAGGAAGTTGATGAGCTATTTAATTATCTGGTATACTGGTGA
- the moaC gene encoding cyclic pyranopterin monophosphate synthase MoaC, producing the protein MEKQFTHIESGRAHMVDISEKCEVPRLARAAGEIMLSGETIEKIRTGNVEKGNVLATARVAAVLAIKKTPDIIPMCHQIPITAIDVDFEIDKGMISAEVKVRTVGKTGVEMEALTGVSAALLTIWDMVKSVEKDESGNYPHTSIQNIRVLEKLKG; encoded by the coding sequence GTGGAAAAGCAATTTACTCATATTGAGTCCGGCAGAGCACATATGGTAGATATCAGTGAAAAGTGTGAGGTTCCGAGATTGGCGCGGGCTGCAGGGGAAATTATGCTTTCCGGGGAGACTATAGAGAAGATACGAACCGGAAACGTGGAAAAAGGCAATGTGCTTGCAACTGCGCGGGTTGCTGCCGTGCTTGCGATTAAAAAGACTCCTGACATAATTCCAATGTGCCATCAGATCCCTATAACTGCCATAGATGTGGATTTTGAGATCGACAAAGGGATGATTTCAGCGGAGGTAAAAGTCCGGACTGTCGGAAAAACAGGAGTTGAAATGGAAGCCCTCACAGGGGTTTCGGCAGCATTGCTGACGATTTGGGATATGGTGAAATCAGTGGAAAAAGACGAGAGTGGAAATTATCCACATACTTCAATACAAAATATCAGGGTGCTCGAAAAACTCAAAGGATAA
- a CDS encoding type 1 glutamine amidotransferase family protein: MKSAVYLYVFDTMADWEISYLSAELNSGRYYKKGLEPLKIVTVSVDKNPVITMGGIKILPDIGYEELIIEDAAALILPGGNTWTEPIHDPILKKAEEGLKKSVIVGAICGATMGLAEKGMLNNRWHTSNDLGFLKMMCPNYAGEMYYKQEPAVTDGNLITASGVAPLEFTVHVLKKLDVFSLETLDSWYNLYRTHESKYFYELINSIQ; encoded by the coding sequence ATGAAAAGCGCAGTATATCTTTACGTATTTGACACAATGGCTGACTGGGAAATCAGTTATTTAAGCGCTGAATTAAACTCGGGAAGATACTATAAAAAAGGGTTAGAACCTTTAAAAATAGTCACAGTTAGTGTGGACAAAAACCCTGTAATTACAATGGGTGGCATAAAAATACTACCTGATATTGGATATGAAGAACTTATCATTGAAGATGCAGCAGCCCTGATCCTCCCTGGAGGAAATACATGGACAGAACCGATTCACGACCCAATTTTAAAAAAGGCTGAAGAGGGTTTAAAAAAAAGTGTAATTGTTGGGGCAATTTGCGGCGCTACAATGGGACTTGCTGAGAAAGGGATGCTGAATAATAGATGGCACACCAGCAATGATCTTGGATTTCTTAAAATGATGTGTCCAAACTATGCAGGAGAAATGTATTATAAACAAGAACCAGCTGTAACTGACGGAAACCTGATTACTGCTTCCGGAGTAGCTCCACTGGAATTCACTGTTCATGTGTTGAAGAAACTGGATGTATTCTCGTTGGAAACGTTAGATTCATGGTACAATCTTTATCGTACTCACGAATCGAAATATTTCTATGAGCTAATTAATTCTATTCAATGA
- a CDS encoding metallophosphoesterase family protein produces MAREIRILHTADTHLGYRQYHSEVRRNDFFAAFELVVNDAVEMQVDAVVHAGDLFDSRNPTLEDLLDTINLLSRLKAADIPFLGIVGNHESKQNTQWLDLFEEMGLAARLGKKPLMVGNAAIYGIDSVPKSKIPIFDYSGFETPDSPAVSDSSTSSNDSTSPTPCTSSISPTSSTSSTPPNPSTPSISSTSSASSTLSSPSNPSISSIPSCPVVNGWKLLVMHQIMNPFPYAEWDCDEVLENLPFKVDAILLGDYHEHSIIKNKTGETWITYPGSTERNSLSEKEARSYNIITLSEKGLEISKRTIPTRKFLSIRVELKGEDKPYEQIFSKVDEYLEDIPESVVFLEISGDSGAVLSQSELEEYLLNKGALVSNFVDRRAKESFPEEGLKVTFSDPDHAVASEIRKMSLNDGGLIIDEIVRSPNVSKSRVDEETEDRLSKLIEAKAMDFKNPEFRIEIPANSASPDGSAYTANAASSATTPGLLEFEEINPDAVGEAGLAGKNMQEGIVSGKLEITELSGVLRTSDRIKNTEKKGTKKSTETSKSTETSKSTETSKDTEPSKSIEISAMNQDISELAPLAPASNSQCSSDSGLLKLPDSRSTELNNKPVAPSESNIQQETSRTPVKTPGIETEFGKDKDNEPEVKPEIQAESKSEIKPKSRAKSKPEVKPESKTESKTESELKSKPEVKPESQDESKPESKPTEPESKPEKKSRKQSEPGVKGKPVKEKTDKTEKLPEEEPTRATELNEKTGKAGAKKGRKKTAVPRQYNLGDYL; encoded by the coding sequence ATGGCCAGGGAAATTAGGATACTCCACACTGCAGACACGCATCTGGGATACAGGCAATATCACAGCGAGGTCCGGAGAAACGATTTTTTTGCAGCTTTCGAACTTGTTGTAAATGATGCGGTTGAGATGCAGGTAGATGCCGTAGTGCATGCGGGAGACCTTTTTGATTCAAGGAACCCGACCCTTGAAGACCTCCTTGATACAATAAATCTCCTGTCCAGACTGAAGGCGGCTGACATACCGTTTTTAGGAATTGTCGGGAACCATGAAAGCAAGCAGAATACCCAGTGGCTCGACCTTTTTGAGGAGATGGGACTTGCGGCAAGGCTCGGAAAAAAACCGCTTATGGTAGGTAATGCAGCCATCTACGGGATAGACAGTGTCCCGAAATCAAAAATTCCTATATTCGACTATTCAGGATTTGAGACGCCGGACTCTCCTGCCGTTTCCGACTCTTCTACTTCTTCCAATGATTCCACTTCTCCAACTCCTTGCACTTCGTCCATTTCGCCCACGTCTTCAACTTCTTCAACTCCCCCCAACCCATCTACTCCTTCTATCTCTTCTACTTCTTCTGCCTCTTCTACCTTATCCAGCCCTTCTAATCCTTCCATCTCTTCGATCCCTTCCTGCCCTGTGGTAAACGGCTGGAAACTGCTTGTAATGCACCAGATTATGAATCCTTTTCCATATGCGGAATGGGACTGCGATGAGGTGCTTGAAAACCTTCCTTTCAAGGTTGACGCAATTCTTCTTGGCGACTACCATGAACACTCAATAATCAAAAATAAAACCGGTGAGACCTGGATTACTTACCCTGGCAGTACGGAACGAAACAGTCTGTCCGAAAAGGAAGCCCGTTCCTACAATATTATTACGCTTTCCGAAAAAGGACTTGAAATTAGCAAACGCACGATTCCAACCCGTAAATTCCTTTCCATTCGAGTAGAGTTGAAAGGAGAGGACAAACCCTATGAACAGATATTTTCTAAAGTCGACGAATATCTGGAAGATATCCCTGAATCCGTGGTATTTCTGGAAATTTCAGGGGATTCGGGAGCAGTCCTGTCACAGAGCGAACTTGAGGAATACCTGCTTAATAAAGGGGCTCTCGTGTCAAACTTTGTAGACCGGAGAGCAAAGGAGTCCTTCCCGGAGGAAGGCTTAAAGGTAACCTTTTCTGATCCTGACCATGCCGTTGCAAGCGAGATCCGGAAAATGAGTTTAAACGACGGCGGGTTGATTATTGATGAAATTGTCCGGAGCCCTAATGTCTCAAAGTCAAGGGTAGATGAAGAAACCGAGGACCGTCTTTCGAAACTTATTGAAGCTAAAGCTATGGACTTCAAAAACCCTGAATTCAGGATAGAGATTCCCGCCAATTCGGCTAGTCCCGATGGTTCTGCCTACACTGCCAATGCTGCAAGTTCTGCCACCACTCCCGGACTTCTGGAATTTGAAGAAATAAACCCTGATGCTGTAGGGGAGGCTGGACTCGCCGGGAAAAACATGCAGGAGGGTATAGTTTCCGGCAAGCTTGAAATTACTGAACTTTCAGGAGTTCTGCGGACTTCAGACCGAATCAAGAATACTGAAAAAAAAGGTACTAAAAAAAGTACTGAGACCTCAAAGAGTACTGAGACCTCAAAGAGTACTGAGACCTCAAAGGACACTGAACCCTCAAAGAGTATTGAGATTTCAGCCATGAATCAGGATATTTCCGAATTGGCACCATTGGCACCAGCATCAAACTCGCAGTGTTCGTCTGATTCGGGGCTTTTGAAGCTGCCTGATTCGAGATCAACAGAGTTGAACAATAAGCCTGTAGCGCCTTCTGAATCGAATATCCAGCAGGAAACTTCCAGGACTCCAGTAAAAACTCCAGGAATTGAAACCGAGTTCGGAAAAGATAAAGATAACGAACCTGAAGTTAAACCTGAAATTCAAGCCGAAAGTAAATCTGAAATTAAACCTAAAAGCCGAGCCAAAAGTAAACCTGAAGTAAAACCTGAAAGTAAAACTGAAAGTAAAACTGAAAGCGAACTTAAAAGTAAACCTGAAGTTAAACCTGAAAGTCAAGACGAAAGTAAACCTGAAAGTAAACCTACTGAACCTGAAAGTAAACCTGAGAAGAAGAGTAGAAAGCAATCTGAGCCCGGAGTAAAAGGCAAACCTGTAAAGGAAAAAACAGACAAAACTGAAAAGCTGCCTGAAGAGGAACCTACAAGGGCTACGGAGCTAAACGAAAAAACGGGGAAAGCAGGGGCAAAAAAAGGAAGGAAAAAGACTGCTGTACCTCGACAGTATAACCTTGGTGATTACCTGTGA